Proteins co-encoded in one Simkaniaceae bacterium genomic window:
- a CDS encoding MOMP family protein, producing the protein MNNNLFKKVPLAFAAIAASAAAFAGMDMDSRVSQLETQMKQVRIETEQESFGANTASARPESDLTGFYIGAGFVYQQAKAGGTDYAYTDNDSANTFPIYGSMQDIDYKWGWGLNIMAGYNMPHDGMDVRLNYHYYDQSSNGKVAAGLNGVIVPLRAASTIVDGTEGSFDQCTSASSDYSLNMNLLDLQLGRDFFVSKMLTLRPFFGLSSQWISQKQNTQYSGGSQLDVNSVYVNDTSKFWGMGPEVGVNTQWYLGEGFSIFGDVNGSLLYGRFDVNHRENYSQNVNHVISINGDVHRVVPTAQGIIGLSYDTYVDNSTHHFGIRIGYNVEYFFFQNQMLKIDYEADTTVHFERANENLGIHGLTVDASWSF; encoded by the coding sequence ATGAACAATAACCTATTCAAGAAAGTCCCTCTAGCTTTCGCTGCTATCGCTGCTAGCGCAGCAGCTTTTGCTGGAATGGATATGGACTCTAGAGTTTCTCAATTAGAGACTCAAATGAAACAAGTCCGCATAGAAACAGAACAGGAATCATTTGGTGCTAATACTGCTTCTGCTCGCCCAGAATCAGATTTAACCGGTTTCTATATTGGTGCTGGATTTGTTTACCAACAAGCTAAAGCTGGTGGTACAGATTACGCTTATACAGACAATGATTCTGCAAACACATTCCCTATTTATGGCAGTATGCAAGATATTGATTATAAATGGGGCTGGGGACTAAATATCATGGCTGGATACAATATGCCACATGATGGAATGGATGTCCGCCTTAATTATCACTATTACGACCAAAGCTCAAACGGAAAAGTTGCAGCCGGTCTTAATGGAGTCATTGTTCCTTTAAGAGCTGCTAGTACAATTGTTGATGGTACTGAAGGTAGCTTTGATCAGTGTACATCGGCATCATCTGATTATAGCTTAAACATGAACTTGCTTGATCTTCAACTTGGAAGAGACTTTTTTGTGAGCAAAATGCTTACACTTCGTCCTTTCTTTGGATTATCTTCTCAGTGGATTTCTCAAAAACAAAACACTCAATACTCTGGTGGAAGCCAGCTCGATGTAAACAGTGTTTATGTTAATGATACTAGCAAATTCTGGGGAATGGGTCCTGAAGTTGGTGTTAACACTCAGTGGTATCTTGGCGAAGGCTTTAGCATCTTTGGTGATGTGAACGGATCACTTCTCTATGGCCGCTTTGATGTAAACCACAGAGAGAACTATTCTCAAAACGTTAACCATGTTATAAGCATCAATGGCGATGTTCACCGTGTTGTTCCTACAGCTCAAGGGATCATTGGTCTTTCTTATGACACATATGTTGATAATTCAACTCACCACTTTGGAATCCGAATTGGTTACAACGTTGAATACTTCTTCTTCCAAAATCAAATGTTAAAAATTGATTACGAAGCAGATACAACTGTTCACTTTGAAAGAGCAAATGAGAACTTAGGAATCCACGGTCTTACTGTAGACGCTAGCTGGAGCTTCTAA